The DNA region AAAATGAGGCACAGCCCCTTTTGGGTATCTTTTTCAATGAGGCACTGCGCCCACCGTGATGCGCCACGTAAAAAACGAACCATAGGAGAACCGATGCGCCATGTTAAATTCTAACCATGACGCTGAGCCCCGCGACGCGGGGCAATAGCAGGCACATCATGGGCGGAGTTGAGCAGATGGTCAAGCGCCTTATCCATGAGATCCCTTTGAGCAACAATGGGTATAGTACCCCTGAGTTTCAGGGCCTCCTGTTTAACCCGAATTTCCTCAAGGGCCTCCTGGAAGGGCTGTTCCAAGAGCCGCTGGAAGGGCGTTTTGGCGGCGTCATAGTGACGCTTTTTCTTGGCGCCGACCCGCTCGCAGCTGATTTGTTTCATGCAAGGGTAATACAGGTTAAGGAGGGGGTCGTAGGCTGAGTAGACCGCCTGGAGAGCGGCTACCCCCTCATCGCCCTCGTAGCGCGCATAGCCGATGATCTTGCGGACAGTGGCGTAGTTTTTCTGTTCGACATAGCAATTGTCGTTTTTGTGGGTGGGACGGCCCCGGGTGAATTCAACGCCATGGGCTTGGCACCACTTGTCAACGGGCTCGTTGATGAACTCGCTGCCGGTATCGGAATGGATGCCTTTCAAGCCCATAGGGAGGGTTATACGGGCCATTTGGAGGGCCTCTTTGACCCAGAGGGCCGCCTTGTTTCTGAGGGCGAAATGGACGGTCCAGCCGGTCTTCACATCGGTCATGGTCAGGGTGTAGCAAAACTCGCCGGAAGGATTGCCGCCATCGTGCTGGACCAGGTCGATTTGGAAAAAGCCGGAGGATCGCTTTGCGTAATCAAACCAGGTGACGATGGGGATAGCGCGATGGAGGAGGCGGACCGGTTTTGTCCCACTGGTACCGTGGATTTTCATCTGCTGCTTTGGTTTCTTGAGCAATCGGTCGATAGTCCGGGGGCTGATTTTTTTGAGCTTTGCCGCGACAAGGTCTGACATGGCGTAGGGTTCTACCTGCCGTATGATGTCGAGGTTTTGCTGCAAAAAGGGTGCGAAGAGCTTTCTGCATTGCCAGTTGAATGTTCGCCAGAGGAAAAGCAGCATGTTCGCCACCTCTTCGTCGTAATAGGGCTTGTAAACACGTTTTTTCCGGCTCTTTTCGACGACGTTGACGTTCAGCGTCTCGCCGCCGATGCTGCGGAGCTGGGTTTTCCCGACGCGGTTCAGCTTAAAAATCGCGTATTTCCGACTTTTGCTGCCGGTAAGCCTGAGATATTCATCCAAAAGGTTTATTTCAGCCTTTTTCGCTTGCCGGTACCTCGGCGCATATTCTGCCGTAATCTTTTTCTTTTCCGCCATAGTAAACCCCATCCTGTTCCTCCGGCTTATGCCGAAAGTAGTGTGTCCGAATGGTTAGATTTTTACTTGGCGCATTCGTTTCCCTATGGTTTGATTTAACATGGCGCAATTCGCCCACTTGACAAAAGGAGATTTTCGTGTATAATGAAGCAACCAATCTTTTATTAAAAAAGAAAAATGTTTCAGAATATATTATTGGAGACATTAGTAAAAATAACAATATTAATTTTCTAAGATTATTATTAGCCTATATGGTGGTAATATTTCATTCAATGTCCTTATCTGGTAATAAATATCCATTGGGAAAACTATTTGACGGGCATATTGCCGTATGTGGATTTTTCATAATAAGTGGTTTTTTAATTATAAGAAGTTATTGGTCCTCAAAATGCCTTAAAGATTATTTGATTAAACGTTGTAAAAGATTATTACCGGCATATTGTTTTGTAATAATAATTTGCATGGTTGGATTGTCATTAATGTCAAATTTATCAGCAGAAGAATATTTTAGATCGCAACAATTAATAAAATATTTTATTGCCAATATATTTTTTATGAATTTTTTGTACCCTTCGTTGCCAGGTGTATTTAGTGGAAATCCAGTAAATGGTTCATTATGGACTATAAAATTGGAAATAGGTTTTTATATTATAGTACCTATAATCGCATATATATTAAATAAGTGCAAAACAAAAAAGCGAATAAATATATTTTTGGCTTGCTTGTATTTATCTGGTTATATATATAACTTTATATGTTTGTATATGGCAAAGAAAATGGAAAATAGATTTATTGAAGAACTTGCACATCAATTACCCGGGTTTATTCAGTATTTTGCTGTTGGAATATTTTGCGTAATAAATTATAATTTCGTCCGTAAATATGACAAATTTTTAATTATACCCGGAATAATAATATTGGTATTGTATTATACTATTGGTAATGAATATTTATTGCCTATAGGGTTGGGGATAATAATAATGTATATAGGTTTTAATTTTAACAAATTAAATAATATCGGCAAAAATGAGGATTATTCATTTGGAGTATATATATACCATTTTCCAGTAATTCAAATATTAATAACATTAGGGTATTTTAAATTAAATAAATATATAACATTAATAATTGTAATGGGAACGGTATTTTGTATGGCATATATATCATGGAATATGTTGGAAATGAAATTCTTAAAAAGATAAGTTAAAAACAAAATACAACTTCGCATAATCAGACTGTCGATTTAATCAGTTATAGGACATTATTTTCTTTAAATTATTTTAGTAAACAGCAATAGTGTTGTTAGTTTATATTTTTTCTGGCAAAAGGTTAATTATTCATCCGGTTAAGGAAAATCAACCTTCCATAACCCCCTATACCCCATATCGAAGGGCCAATGGCTGTCTACATTTGGCAATATTATGGACCATGCAGAATAACAGCCATTGGATGTTTACTTTTATCTTCGAGCGGAGCGAAAACCGGTTCATATCTTTGCAGTAGGTAATATCAGCAAAGACCGGTTCAATTATCTGCATCCTCCTCGAATACAATTCTCGATAAGCCGGATCGTCTATCTTTTTCCTCATCTTGTCGCTGAGGTTTTCAGCATATTTTGAGACCGGCAGGTATAAAGTACGCATATGGGTTTTCCCTCCGCGAGAAGCAACACACCGTGAAAGGAATCGGCAATTCTTGCAATCGGCAGGGGAAGCCTGGTATTTATCGCCGCTATTCCGGTTGAGTTTGATAAATCCTTTATGAACGAGTGTTTTTTTATTGGGGCAAAGAAAGGTATTATTTTTTTTATTGTAGGCAAAGTCCTGGGCAGTAAACCGATTAACCGTATGGCCTTTCCGGTTGTCAAAATACGGATCGCGCCTACGGAATTGCTGATCAGGGATAAGTACCGAAATATTTCTGTTCTTTGCTTCCTGTAAATTATTCTCTGAAAAATAACCGGTATCCCCTGTCACCAACGCTTTCTTGAGCGGTTTTTCTTTCCCGGTTACCGTCTGCATATTTTCCTCAAGGGAATCCAACATGGCAGGGAAATGCTGGCTTTCACTGCCGCTTCCAAAGGCTTCTGCTGAAACAATGACTAGATGGGCAGAATCAGCTATTGCAATACCATTATATCCCTGGATATACCTATGTGGACTTTTAATTCGGGCGCTCTCGGGATCGGTGATATTTGACTGTACTTCCCCAACAGAACCGCCAAGACGGGGTTCCGCGGTTTTAAGAAACGTATCGAGCTTGGCTATTTTCTTTTCAATGCGGTCTATATGCCGCTGGCGTCTTTCAGTATCATCTCCCATGGTCTTGCAAAAGGCTTTTGTTTTTCCCTTGAAGAATTAGCGGACGTTCGATCTAATTCTTTATGCTGTTCAATTATCCGTCCTGCTAGTCTTTTGAGGTCGGCTTGTTTCTTTTTAAGTTCCGCAATACTGCCGGACCATTCCCGGGAAGCGTTGGAAGGTAATTTACACCCGTCTATGGCGAACATTTCACCATTTATTAATCCTAATTGGCCGCATTGAATCAATATTTGAGTAAACAAGTCTTTTATGGCATCACTATTTGAGGAAATAAAATGGGCAATAGTATCATGGTCAGGTTCTGCATCTGCGGCAAGGGCTTTAATTACGATATTGGTTTTGGCTGCCTGTTCAATAGGCCGGGATGTGATAATCCCCCGTGAATAACAATAGAAGATGATTTTTAATAACGCAGCAGGTTTATACGCAGGCGCTCCCTTTTCATCATTGTCATATTGAAGATCGAACAGAGAAAGGTCTGTACGGTCTATAAGATAATCGAGAGTCCATTCAAAGGAACCGGGAATAAGCTGGTCCTTGAGGCTAACATTGAGAAATAAGCTCTGCGAGGGGTCCTGGTATTTATAACGTGCCATAATGGCACATAGTATAGCATGGTTATTTTAATTTGTCAATCTACTTAATGAGGAAACATGCGATATTATCACAGTAATACTGCTTTATAATTAAATCGACAATTTCAACAGGACTGTATATGCTTCGCCGCCAGTAGGCGGCTCGGGCTACAACCGGAACGTCTATGAGAAAAGTCAAGCAGAAATTTGATAATTTTATTGAAAAACAATATTATTTCTTTCAAGAAGCTTTTTGTATTCCAGTATCTTTTTATCGTGAAGCCGTGGGTTAATAAAGCGGTGGTATTCGTTCTTCTTAAGTACCTGATATATATCGGTAAATACCCTCCGGCATAAAGCCATTCGAATAACTCCTTTTTTCTTGTAAATGCTGAGCCTCCCATACCAGGCATTTAATTTCTTGTTTGAATCCCTGAAATGGTTAAGAGACTGGGAAAGTAACGTAATTGATAGCTTCCTTCCCGCCTTATTGGTGGATTTAATAATCGTATGCTCATTGGAACTTTCCGCCCTGGAGGCGCTTCTCGGGTATGAAGCGAATTTCTTTGCGTTTTTAAAACGGGAAACATCAATAATATCGGCAATAATGGCAAGGGCAGTAATTACACTTAAGCCGGACAGGGAGGAGAGAAGATCAATCTCTTTCATAAAAGGCGCTCTGGCAATCTTAATCTTTTCTTCCAGAATGTCAAAAGAGGATTCAAGCTGCTCAAGAGAGCCCATACATAAATTGATCTGGAAAGAAAGGATCTGGTCCTGGGAAATGGCACGGATGGCTTTCCTTGTTTTCTTCCCGAAGATATACTCCTTGATAAAAGGATACAGGTTCTCTTTTAAAAGGGAATGGATACGGTTTTTGGTTTGAGTAATCTGTTTCCTGATAATCCTGTAACTTGCAAAGAGGGAACGCAAATCGCTGATTTCCTTGGGAGGAATCGTAACTCCTACAATAAGCTTTTCCCCACCCAGAAATTGGAGCTTGAGCATCCTGGCCAATTTGTCAGCATCAACCTTGTCCGTCTTTTTATCCGACAGATTGATATTTTTAAGCTGATAGGTATTGGCGATAATGACTTCCTTAACTGCATGCTGAAACAGCTTTGCGAAAGCAAAGCTGTTTATGGTCGCTTCAATAAGGACAACCGTATCCAGAGTTAAAGTCTTATGGAACTCCTTTAGATCATCCGCCTTGAGCTCGAAAGTCCTCATGGTTTTTTCCCTGCTGCCTTCATTCAGATAACAGCACGTAAACCGATTAGTGTGCAAATCAATTCCGACAAATTGCATAGAAACCCCCTAACAAATAAAATTTAGATTCGGAAGAAAACCGGTATATTACCAAATGTCTATACGGGGTAATAATGTGATTAGGACTATTCCCCAAAAAACAATGCGGTTGCCGGCTGTTATTCGTTAGTACGGGGTCAAGTTACCTTGCCTCAGTTCTGGCTACAACTAGCAATCGTTCTTACCGAACTGCTTTTAATATACCAGCTTCCGCATCTTCTTTCATCATAGCTTCGTTATGCGAAATGCCCTATCCGTTAAAAAATAATAAAAAAGACTTGGCATTATGATAAATATGTAATACTGTGAAAAAAGAAAATACGTTCCATAGGGGACTTGACAAAAGGAGATAAATATGGTTAATAAAACTAACCAAGAAGGTCCTGTAAAAACAGTTACCAATTTGCGGGTATTTGTAGGTGATTTTGCAAATATTTGTATAACAATTACGAATAAAATATTATCAAAAATTATGTTTGTAATGTGTTAAAATGCGGGATCCATTATGGAAAAGAAGGAAGTTTATTTATGGATATGATTATATTAGGTTTTCAACTTTAGAATTAGTCTCGCATGAAATATATGAAAATAATATGCAGAGATGTGTTGCAGAATTAGTGTGTATAGAGGAGATTTCGCACGCTGCATAAACGAAGCCTTTCCCGTGAAGGATTTGACCAAAAAAATTTGGCGGAAGATGCAAAATCAAATTTTTCTAAAAATTCTAAAAAGCTATTTTCAAATACAAGTGTTAATACCGTATTAAAAAGGATGAGATACAAAAACAACTGTATAATAAAGCAGGGTTGGTTTCCAGAAACGATAAAGAATATTGAAGCAACATTTGCTTTTGTAAGTATTGACTGTGATTTATATGAACCTATATATAATGGTTTAAAATACTTTTTTCCACGTTTAAATAAAGGTGGGTATATATTTGTGCATGAATATACAAGTTCAATTTATAAGGGTTCAAGAGAAGCTGTAAAAATATTTTTAAGCGAAGAACATACTGCACATTTATTTCCACTGACAGATCAGGGTGGGACTGGTATAATCAAAAAATCGTGAGGCACAATACATAATATATTAATTGTCAATAGATAAATTATATAATTGAAAGAAAGCACAGAAAAGCGTGCCTAGCACCAGATGACTGGCACCAAACGGCGTATCCGGGAAACCGGGTACGCCGTTTTTTTTGGGGGGGAGGGGGATGGTGTGTTAGCCAGTGGCGCCACCCGCTAACATATGGGCAAACACATGTTCTACCTGCACCAGAATGTGTGATTTTGCTTTATTGTTCCTCTTTTGCGTCCACGATACTTCCACTATACGTGATTATCTTCCAACTGCTTGGCAAATCGGTAGAATCTTATTCTCCCACCTTTTGCATCTTATAATTAACCAAGATTCTGTTTTACCATTCGCAGGTTTATTTCTTTCAATTATGACATATTTCTAAAATATGTCATAATTGAAAGAGTTTTTCGGATATTTCTCCCTAAAACGCATTGACGGAAAATACGCAATATTACTACTAGTGTTGTTTTTTCTGCTCTGTATTTTTTCTCTCTATCATGGCAAAGGTGACCCCGGAAATTACCAGTGCTGCGCCCGCCCATTGGATGGGGGTGAGCCGGTCGCCCAGGAGAAAAAATCCTGCTATGGCAGTTATCACGGGAATAAAATTGATGAAAATCGATGAGATTGCAACGCCCAGGTCTTCCAGGGACTGTGCGTAGAGCCAGTACCCCAGGGCGGAACAGCAGATCCCCAGAAAAACTACGTGGAAGATTACTGGAAGTCCCGGCATGGCCCAGCGGGAATGTTCGGCGATAGAAAAGGGAAGGAAGGCGATGAAGCCGAACACGCTCTGCCAGAACACGATGTGTATCCGGGAACAGCGGGCAAAGAGGGGCCGGGTGAGGAAACAGTAGGCCACCCAGCTCAGGGCGGCGCCCCCCATGTAGATGTACCCAAGTATGCTGCCTGAAACTGAGAAGGAAGCCCCCGCTACCAGCCAGACCCCGGCGACTGAGACCAACGCCCCCAGCCAGCGCCAAAGGGCGATGTGTTTTACCGCCCCGAAAATCCGTTCCGCTACCAGGGTGAGTACCGGGATAAAGGCGATAGTAATAGAAGCTTCCGAGGCGCTTACCAGGGAAACCCCGTTGTTTTCGCAGAAAAAATAAATGGTGACCCCGAATATTCCCGCCCCTGCAAGTAAGGGCAGGTCCCGGAGTATGAGTTTTTCACCAGGGGCCATTTTTTGTTTTATAAATACCAGGAATACCAGGGCTACGGCGAAGCGGAGGGCGCCGAGGGTCATGGGGGGAATTACTGCCACCGAAACTTTTATGGAAATAAAGGAGAATCCCCAGAAAAGGACACAGATGATGATTGCCAGAAGGGCTTTTTGCTTAACAGTCATGATCCAATCATAGTCTATGGTTGCACAAAAATCACTGTCCGGGCTATGCTTTTTGGTAATGGAAACTCCTTTGAAGATAGTCCTGGCAGCGGTTCACCTGGAGGAAGGCCCCGATGCTGTTCCCCTGGGCGCCGCCTCAGTTGCCTCCGCCCTGAAAGCCGCCTTCCCCGGTAAGCTGGCGATCACCCTGGCCGAAGCCTTTGTCTCCCAAGGGCCTCAAGTACTGGCAGCCCGGATAAAGGCGGCGGACAATGCGCGGGAAACTCTCCAACTAAAGTCGGCGTTGCAAATAGCGGCGGCAGGCTTCTCTGTCTACAGTTGGAACCGCACGGTTATGATAGAAGCCGCACAGATACTGCGCACTGAAAACCCCGGCATATTCCTCTTCTGCGGCGGCCCCGAGGCGACCGCCCTTCCCGCCGGGCTTGCCCGTTCCGAAGGCGGCCCATTTGACGCGGTGATAGCCGGGAAGGGGGAGGTGGCTGCGGTGGAACTTCTGGGCCGACGGTTTTTCGGAGCGCCGCCTGAGGCTGCTGCACCGGACCAAGCTTTAGATGCGCTTCCTCCGGTGGAAAGCGAGGATGAAGGAGCCGCAAACGGGCTTGCGGGGCTGCCCTCACCATGGCTAGACGGAACACTGGAAGCCCGGGGAAGGGAGGGGGTGCTTTGGGAATTGGCCCGGGGCTGCCCTTATTCATGCACGTACTGTTACGAATCCGGAGGATTCGCCGAGTCCGGAGGATTTGCTGCATCCGGGACAGAGAAGCGGGTCCGATACTTTCCCGAAGAGCGGATCAGGGAAGAGCTGCGAGTTTTTGTGCGGGCCCAGGTTCCCTACGTGTTTGTCCTAGACCCGACCTTCAACAGTAATAATAAGCGGGCCCTGGGGATACTCAGGATGATCCGGGAGGAAACCCGACAAAATAAGGGGCCGCCTACCCACTGGCACTTTGAGGTACGGGGGGAACTCTTGACCCGGGAACAGGCTCGCAGTTTTGCTGCTTTGGGGGCGTCCCTCCAGATCGGGCTCCAGACCGCCGATTCGAAGGTGGCCGCCCTGATAGGCCGCAGTTTTAATAAGGGCCTCTTTGCTTCCCGGATCGGGCTGCTCAATGAGGAGGGGACGATCTTTGGGCTGGACCTCATCTACGGCCTTCCCGGGGATAGCCTGGATGGATACCGGCGCAGCCTGGACTTTGCCCTGTCCCTGTACCCCAACAGCCTGGATATGTTCCGCCTGGCGGTGCTGCCCGGAACCGCCCTCTTTGACAAGGCCGCCGAGTACGGACTTGCCTCTGACCGGGACGCGCCCTATACGGTCCGGTCTACGCCGGGTTTCCCCGGGGAGGATTTGGACAAGGCTGCGGCCCTGTCCCATGCGGCGGATCTGTTCTACAACCGGGGCCGGGCAGTGGCTTGGTTCAACCAGGCACTGCGGCCCCTGCGGATAAAACCTTCGGCTTTTCTTGCGGGCTTCGGCGGCTTTGCCGGTTCCGATGTCGCAGGGAAGGGCATTGAGGAAGCGCAGCTTGCCTGGCTGGAGCAAAGCTACCGGCGGGCGAAGAAGGAGCCGGTCCTTCCGGCGCTGCGGGACCTGGTCCGGTTTCACGGCGCCTGGGGCAGGGCTCTGGCGGAGGGGGCCGCTGCGGATATTGCGTTTAGCTATCACCCCGATGAGGTGCTGGGGGAGCAGGCTCTGGATTTGGAAGCCTTTGCCGCTTCGGCCCGGCCACGATCAGTGCGGGTCCGGGTGCGGCCGGGGAGTAAGGGGCCGGAGCTTGAGTGGGGATGAATGAGAGAGGGCTAGGCAAAAAGGCGCCCCTGAATGGGCAACTCTATACCATAAATAGTCAAAAAGATCCGCTAAAGGTCCCAAAAGGCCATCATCGATTCAAAAGGAGAAAGCCCAATAGAAAAGGTGACTGTCACCGTTTCCCAGTAGTGCAGGCATCCTTTCCCTTTAGGCGTACCCCTTCCTCCTTTTTATATACGGTTGCCCTAAATGGCGCCAAATTCCGCTTGACTTTTAATAAACTTGAGGTATATTTAGTTTATGAAACTAACGTATACCTATTGGCAGGAAAAAGATGGGTGGTTTTTAGGGTATCTTAACGATTGGCCGGATCATTGGACACAGGGAAAAGATTTACCTGAACTTGAAGTAATGCTTGCGGATTTATATGAAATACAACAGGAAGAAGAACCCAGAATAATACCCGAAAGAAAACTCGGAGAACTTATCGTAGCAATCGCATGAAAAATGGAGCTTTAATAAAGATCTTGATGGATCATGGGTGTATATTTGTTAAACATGGCAAGAAACACGATGTATATAAGAATCCTAAAACAGGCATAACAGATCGAGTTCCCCGACCTCCGGATATAAATGAAATCTTGGCAAAGCATATCATCAAAAATCTGTCATAGCTTGATGTCATAAAAGCCGATATCAGGGCAAAGCAGGTTACTTTTTAATTCGGCCCGGCACCCTAGACCGTAGAAAAGAACTTCCTTAACCGCACCGCCTGAGCAAATTACCCCAGGATTACCTGGAGCACTGGGCATTGAAAATCCCTGAAAACCTGCGTAAACTATTACAAGATGTTGTAACGGTCCTATTAGGCCCTGCAAGGAGATTTGACCTTGGGTATTCATTGTAATTAATATGAGTAAAACAAATATCCCTATAACCAAAACGATTCGGCATATTTACAATTCCCGTTTGGCGGTGGTCCTGGAAAGTGTCGTCATCGGCTTTGCGGTGGGGTTCGTGGTGGTGCTGTTCCGACGGCTGTTGACTGGCGCAGATGCCCTGCGGCGCTGGATGTACGCAACGCTTCTGCCCGGCAAGCCCTGGTACTGGATGGCCGGCCTGGTTTTTGCCCTAGCCCTGATAGGCCTCTTTCTGGGCTGGGCCGCAAAGGTACGGCCCATGATCCGGGGCAGTGGTATACCCCAGGTGAAGGGCGCCCTGCACCGGCAGTTGAGCCTGAACTGGGCGCCAGAATTGCCCCTTAAACTGATCACCGGGGTGCTCGGCCTGGGAGCGGGGCTCTCCCTGGGACGGGAAGGGCCTTCCATACAGATTGGCGCCTATGTAGGGATGGGGATACTCACCCTGCTTCGCCGGCCCTATGGGGAACGGAAATTCCTCGTCACCGCCGCATCCGCTGCGGGAATAGCGGCGGCTTTTAACGCCCCCCTGGCAGGGGTGCTCTTTGTGCTGGAAGAATTGCAGGCCTCCTTTTCGCCCCTACTTTTGGCCTGCGCCATGGGGGCTGCCATGGCCGCAGATACTGTGGCGGGGTATTTTTTCGGTATGGGCCCGGTTTTCGATTTCCGACAAATCAGGATACTGCCTATTCATTCCTTTCTTTGGGTGGCGCTTCTGGGGGTAATCTGCGCTTTGCTGGGTGAATTTTTTAAGCGGACCCTCTACGGTTCTCTGGATCTCTATGAGCGCCTCAAAATACCCCAGCTTTTCCGGCCTATTATCCCTCTGCTGGTCTCGATCCCCCTGGGGTTTTTTCTCTTTGATGTCTCAGGCGGCGGTCATGGCCTGATAGAATCCCTGTCCGAACCAGGCCGTTCAATAGAATTGTTGGCAGTATTACTGCTGGGTAAAATACTCTTTACCGTATTTTCTTTCGGTTCGGGGACTTCGGGTGGTATCTTTCTGCCCATCCTGGCCTGCGGCGCCCTTACCGGGCGTATTCTGGGAGACTTGCTTTTCGCCGCAGGGTTCATTAGCGAAACCCAGATCCTCAACCTGATGATCTTGGGTATGGCCGCCTTTTTTACTGCGGTGGTTAAGGCCCCGGTTACAGGGATTGTGCTGATCCTGGAAATGAGCGGTAATTTTAGCCACATGACCACCCTGGTCCTGGTTAGTCTTACTTCCCTGGTTACCACGGACCTGCTCGCCTCCCGACCAGTGTACGGCGTGCTCCTGGATCGGATACTGCGGAACAAAAAGGCCAAAGAAGCGACCGATACCGGTATCGGTACTTCCATTGCCGCTTCCACGGATACTTCCGCCGGTGCACCGGGTGACAAGCTTGGATGAGTTCCGGGGCTTCCTGGTTCATACCTGGGCGGACCTGCGCCGGGATCGGCTCTTCCTTACGGGCCGTCTGGAGGACGGGCGCTCTTTTGCGGCGGCTCAGAATTGGCGGCCCGGTTTTCACATTTACGAACATGACTGCGCCCGGTGCGCAGTATTACTGTCATCTATAAAACATGAAGTGCAGCCATCACCTCTTGAATCTTTTTCAGGGAGAGAAAAACTGTGCCACCTCTGTTTTTTCCGGTATGGAGACAGGATCGCTGCGGCGAGGATTTTGGAGCAGGCGGGCATCCCCAGCCCCGACATGGACGCCCGGCCCCCGGACCTTTTCCTGGCGGAGAAGTACATCCGGGGTTTCCTGCGGAT from Treponema primitia ZAS-2 includes:
- a CDS encoding integrase catalytic domain-containing protein gives rise to the protein MAEKKKITAEYAPRYRQAKKAEINLLDEYLRLTGSKSRKYAIFKLNRVGKTQLRSIGGETLNVNVVEKSRKKRVYKPYYDEEVANMLLFLWRTFNWQCRKLFAPFLQQNLDIIRQVEPYAMSDLVAAKLKKISPRTIDRLLKKPKQQMKIHGTSGTKPVRLLHRAIPIVTWFDYAKRSSGFFQIDLVQHDGGNPSGEFCYTLTMTDVKTGWTVHFALRNKAALWVKEALQMARITLPMGLKGIHSDTGSEFINEPVDKWCQAHGVEFTRGRPTHKNDNCYVEQKNYATVRKIIGYARYEGDEGVAALQAVYSAYDPLLNLYYPCMKQISCERVGAKKKRHYDAAKTPFQRLLEQPFQEALEEIRVKQEALKLRGTIPIVAQRDLMDKALDHLLNSAHDVPAIAPRRGAQRHG
- a CDS encoding acyltransferase family protein, whose protein sequence is MYNEATNLLLKKKNVSEYIIGDISKNNNINFLRLLLAYMVVIFHSMSLSGNKYPLGKLFDGHIAVCGFFIISGFLIIRSYWSSKCLKDYLIKRCKRLLPAYCFVIIICMVGLSLMSNLSAEEYFRSQQLIKYFIANIFFMNFLYPSLPGVFSGNPVNGSLWTIKLEIGFYIIVPIIAYILNKCKTKKRINIFLACLYLSGYIYNFICLYMAKKMENRFIEELAHQLPGFIQYFAVGIFCVINYNFVRKYDKFLIIPGIIILVLYYTIGNEYLLPIGLGIIIMYIGFNFNKLNNIGKNEDYSFGVYIYHFPVIQILITLGYFKLNKYITLIIVMGTVFCMAYISWNMLEMKFLKR
- a CDS encoding transposase, with the translated sequence MGDDTERRQRHIDRIEKKIAKLDTFLKTAEPRLGGSVGEVQSNITDPESARIKSPHRYIQGYNGIAIADSAHLVIVSAEAFGSGSESQHFPAMLDSLEENMQTVTGKEKPLKKALVTGDTGYFSENNLQEAKNRNISVLIPDQQFRRRDPYFDNRKGHTVNRFTAQDFAYNKKNNTFLCPNKKTLVHKGFIKLNRNSGDKYQASPADCKNCRFLSRCVASRGGKTHMRTLYLPVSKYAENLSDKMRKKIDDPAYRELYSRRMQIIEPVFADITYCKDMNRFSLRSKIKVNIQWLLFCMVHNIAKCRQPLALRYGV
- a CDS encoding transposase, translated to MARYKYQDPSQSLFLNVSLKDQLIPGSFEWTLDYLIDRTDLSLFDLQYDNDEKGAPAYKPAALLKIIFYCYSRGIITSRPIEQAAKTNIVIKALAADAEPDHDTIAHFISSNSDAIKDLFTQILIQCGQLGLINGEMFAIDGCKLPSNASREWSGSIAELKKKQADLKRLAGRIIEQHKELDRTSANSSREKQKPFARPWEMILKDASGI
- a CDS encoding IS110 family transposase; protein product: MQFVGIDLHTNRFTCCYLNEGSREKTMRTFELKADDLKEFHKTLTLDTVVLIEATINSFAFAKLFQHAVKEVIIANTYQLKNINLSDKKTDKVDADKLARMLKLQFLGGEKLIVGVTIPPKEISDLRSLFASYRIIRKQITQTKNRIHSLLKENLYPFIKEYIFGKKTRKAIRAISQDQILSFQINLCMGSLEQLESSFDILEEKIKIARAPFMKEIDLLSSLSGLSVITALAIIADIIDVSRFKNAKKFASYPRSASRAESSNEHTIIKSTNKAGRKLSITLLSQSLNHFRDSNKKLNAWYGRLSIYKKKGVIRMALCRRVFTDIYQVLKKNEYHRFINPRLHDKKILEYKKLLERNNIVFQ
- a CDS encoding O-methyltransferase, which gives rise to MAEDAKSNFSKNSKKLFSNTSVNTVLKRMRYKNNCIIKQGWFPETIKNIEATFAFVSIDCDLYEPIYNGLKYFFPRLNKGGYIFVHEYTSSIYKGSREAVKIFLSEEHTAHLFPLTDQGGTGIIKKS
- a CDS encoding DMT family transporter, coding for MTVKQKALLAIIICVLFWGFSFISIKVSVAVIPPMTLGALRFAVALVFLVFIKQKMAPGEKLILRDLPLLAGAGIFGVTIYFFCENNGVSLVSASEASITIAFIPVLTLVAERIFGAVKHIALWRWLGALVSVAGVWLVAGASFSVSGSILGYIYMGGAALSWVAYCFLTRPLFARCSRIHIVFWQSVFGFIAFLPFSIAEHSRWAMPGLPVIFHVVFLGICCSALGYWLYAQSLEDLGVAISSIFINFIPVITAIAGFFLLGDRLTPIQWAGAALVISGVTFAMIERKNTEQKKQH
- a CDS encoding B12-binding domain-containing radical SAM protein, which encodes METPLKIVLAAVHLEEGPDAVPLGAASVASALKAAFPGKLAITLAEAFVSQGPQVLAARIKAADNARETLQLKSALQIAAAGFSVYSWNRTVMIEAAQILRTENPGIFLFCGGPEATALPAGLARSEGGPFDAVIAGKGEVAAVELLGRRFFGAPPEAAAPDQALDALPPVESEDEGAANGLAGLPSPWLDGTLEARGREGVLWELARGCPYSCTYCYESGGFAESGGFAASGTEKRVRYFPEERIREELRVFVRAQVPYVFVLDPTFNSNNKRALGILRMIREETRQNKGPPTHWHFEVRGELLTREQARSFAALGASLQIGLQTADSKVAALIGRSFNKGLFASRIGLLNEEGTIFGLDLIYGLPGDSLDGYRRSLDFALSLYPNSLDMFRLAVLPGTALFDKAAEYGLASDRDAPYTVRSTPGFPGEDLDKAAALSHAADLFYNRGRAVAWFNQALRPLRIKPSAFLAGFGGFAGSDVAGKGIEEAQLAWLEQSYRRAKKEPVLPALRDLVRFHGAWGRALAEGAAADIAFSYHPDEVLGEQALDLEAFAASARPRSVRVRVRPGSKGPELEWG
- a CDS encoding ClC family H(+)/Cl(-) exchange transporter — its product is MSKTNIPITKTIRHIYNSRLAVVLESVVIGFAVGFVVVLFRRLLTGADALRRWMYATLLPGKPWYWMAGLVFALALIGLFLGWAAKVRPMIRGSGIPQVKGALHRQLSLNWAPELPLKLITGVLGLGAGLSLGREGPSIQIGAYVGMGILTLLRRPYGERKFLVTAASAAGIAAAFNAPLAGVLFVLEELQASFSPLLLACAMGAAMAADTVAGYFFGMGPVFDFRQIRILPIHSFLWVALLGVICALLGEFFKRTLYGSLDLYERLKIPQLFRPIIPLLVSIPLGFFLFDVSGGGHGLIESLSEPGRSIELLAVLLLGKILFTVFSFGSGTSGGIFLPILACGALTGRILGDLLFAAGFISETQILNLMILGMAAFFTAVVKAPVTGIVLILEMSGNFSHMTTLVLVSLTSLVTTDLLASRPVYGVLLDRILRNKKAKEATDTGIGTSIAASTDTSAGAPGDKLG